The proteins below are encoded in one region of Aquimarina sp. TRL1:
- a CDS encoding TraQ conjugal transfer family protein, whose protein sequence is MKNTIKILGSTLVVLMLLFACTKDDIEVHDEFDFTVERILNDTIIINYAKKTDSKIIPDRLVSSNKYLFKYEVLSGEGKYQNIDGEAIPENEFIELESLDNDFYYLSSEINTDKVRETYKLSSVEKVIDISYKVEHNEYTLEASTGVNNINVNESRPISISLFNTGEDKNVTYKRAFYIIQGEGEIMNADESEEIPQDSFEEIEQGTFNYNLKFSEFGESKFVVSTKDSNGQVKNDTLVFDVKNINFSFTGAADPTTVFVDQSYDYNFILNEDQGNGGTYKARFVVEEGDVQITNNGSILSAGTLYNVVPGNYSWKGSSSSEQTSKVRFFVRDQGGNESSVLITVNVVDGSFLFDAIPTSTEIEVGNTVTFNSIITENGPSGAPYSLVYSTTGSSTLKYNGTTYSPGQVISNITNLTFALQYTGNSEGLHTIQYILKDKNDNPIQIEKKITFINTNFTFTAASTSSTAFVNECTNQNLRIEGLESLTYTMIWTADVSGVFIYNGTSYTTNTPIVVRPGNFTGCFKATTGGNSNLEFVVTASNGKTEKSDVDLVINTFSYSIGIPENVNIVAGNRADFQFNYTASNTNVDAKLFYTVDDSNGKIKRQSNTSQLPSPYTLPQGNTALYLDYSQSKTYTITWTYINNLGYDDTYKTKVNISDLPYSLGITASNEVIYDDQTVDLTLSVNASADIQNYRLVSYTLNSGNGTLKYNGANVGSNFPLPSGTTTFTFDPSSDEDLDIKFVVEDDFGQRKEISKKVSIKNALGEFSASGGTYSYTTEDPRTGRKTYFYHYEIRVGIVDSGSGGGFSKLRVYDSNDNFLFEQNFGNTQKRLERICSIFNNPVSCVNDSNSPPITYIVRAINQGQLSAPKTVIVDP, encoded by the coding sequence TTAAGTGGTGAAGGAAAATATCAAAACATAGATGGTGAAGCCATTCCTGAAAATGAATTCATAGAACTGGAATCATTAGATAATGATTTCTATTATTTAAGTAGTGAAATAAATACTGATAAGGTAAGAGAAACCTATAAATTATCTTCAGTAGAAAAAGTTATAGATATTAGCTATAAGGTTGAACACAATGAATATACGCTCGAAGCATCAACTGGAGTTAATAATATAAATGTAAACGAATCCCGCCCAATATCTATTAGTTTGTTTAATACCGGTGAAGATAAAAATGTTACTTATAAACGAGCATTTTACATTATTCAAGGGGAAGGTGAAATTATGAATGCTGATGAATCAGAAGAAATTCCACAAGATTCCTTTGAAGAAATTGAACAAGGAACATTTAATTATAATTTAAAGTTTAGTGAATTTGGAGAATCTAAATTTGTTGTATCAACAAAAGATAGTAATGGTCAAGTAAAAAATGATACCCTGGTGTTTGATGTTAAAAATATTAATTTTTCATTTACTGGGGCAGCAGATCCCACTACAGTATTTGTAGATCAAAGTTATGATTATAATTTTATTCTAAATGAAGATCAAGGAAATGGAGGAACTTATAAAGCAAGATTTGTTGTGGAGGAAGGAGATGTACAAATTACAAATAATGGATCTATTTTAAGTGCAGGAACTCTTTATAATGTTGTACCAGGTAATTATTCTTGGAAAGGATCTTCTTCTAGTGAACAAACCTCTAAAGTTCGTTTCTTTGTAAGGGATCAAGGAGGAAATGAATCGTCTGTTTTAATTACGGTAAATGTTGTTGATGGTTCATTTTTGTTTGATGCCATTCCTACTTCAACGGAAATAGAGGTTGGAAATACAGTTACGTTTAATTCTATAATTACAGAGAATGGACCATCCGGTGCACCTTACTCTTTGGTTTATAGTACAACTGGTTCAAGTACGTTAAAATATAATGGGACAACTTATTCACCAGGACAGGTAATTTCTAATATCACTAACTTAACCTTCGCTCTTCAATATACAGGGAACTCAGAAGGGTTACATACAATTCAATATATCCTAAAAGATAAAAATGACAATCCTATTCAGATAGAAAAGAAAATAACATTTATAAATACTAATTTTACTTTTACAGCTGCATCGACATCGAGTACAGCATTTGTAAATGAATGTACAAATCAAAACCTTAGAATTGAAGGTTTAGAGAGTCTAACATATACTATGATTTGGACTGCTGATGTTTCAGGAGTGTTTATTTATAACGGTACATCATACACAACAAATACACCTATAGTAGTAAGACCTGGTAATTTTACAGGATGCTTTAAAGCAACTACAGGGGGTAATAGTAATTTAGAATTTGTTGTTACAGCATCAAATGGTAAAACAGAAAAATCAGATGTTGATTTAGTAATAAATACTTTTTCTTATTCTATAGGTATTCCTGAAAATGTAAATATTGTAGCTGGTAATAGGGCTGATTTTCAATTTAATTATACGGCATCGAATACAAATGTAGATGCTAAATTATTTTACACTGTAGATGATTCTAACGGTAAAATAAAAAGACAAAGTAATACTAGTCAGCTTCCATCGCCTTACACTTTACCGCAAGGAAACACTGCTCTTTACCTTGATTATTCACAGTCTAAAACATATACAATAACTTGGACATATATAAATAATTTAGGTTATGATGATACTTATAAAACAAAGGTTAATATTTCTGATTTACCATATTCTCTAGGTATTACGGCTTCTAATGAGGTTATATACGATGATCAAACAGTTGATCTTACACTAAGTGTTAATGCTAGTGCTGATATTCAAAATTATAGATTGGTAAGTTATACTTTGAATTCTGGAAATGGTACTTTAAAATATAATGGGGCTAATGTTGGTTCTAATTTCCCCCTACCTTCTGGTACTACTACATTTACATTTGACCCTTCCTCTGATGAAGACTTAGATATTAAATTTGTAGTAGAAGATGATTTCGGGCAAAGAAAAGAAATTTCAAAAAAAGTGAGTATAAAAAATGCTTTAGGAGAGTTTAGCGCTTCTGGAGGAACTTATAGTTACACTACTGAAGATCCGAGAACAGGAAGAAAAACTTATTTTTATCATTATGAAATAAGGGTAGGTATAGTAGATTCTGGATCAGGAGGAGGATTTTCTAAATTAAGAGTTTATGATTCTAATGATAATTTTCTTTTTGAACAAAACTTTGGAAATACACAAAAGAGATTAGAAAGAATATGTAGTATTTTTAATAACCCTGTATCTTGTGTTAATGATTCAAATTCACCTCCTATTACCTATATTGTAAGGGCTATAAATCAGGGGCAACTTTCAGCTCCAAAAACAGTAATAGTAGACCCATGA